A genomic window from Purpureocillium takamizusanense chromosome 2, complete sequence includes:
- the BRX1 gene encoding Ribosome biogenesis protein brx1 (COG:J~antiSMASH:Cluster_2.6~EggNog:ENOG503NUGV): protein MAAVYKSLSKSGTQKAEAPSNGVKKNKQRVLILSSRGVTYRHRHLLNDIASMLPHSRKDAKFDSKSRLNELNELAELYNCNNVLFFEARKGKDLYLWLSKVPNGPTIKMHLQNLHTMEELHFTGNCLRGSRPLLSFDGAFDKHPHLRVIKELFQHTFGVPQGARKSKPFIDHVMGFSFVDGKIWVRNYQISEEEASAVKPNEEGAKNGKASTKSKPSSDTDISLIEIGPRFVLTPIVIQEGSFGGPIIYENREFVSPNQLRADLRRSKATRHNARAEQIVGRMSRKGDLGLRSSGSQRIPRNELDNKALFA from the exons atggccgccgtgtACAAGTCTCTGTCCAAGAGCGGGACACAAAAGGCCGAAGCGCCTAGTAATGGCGTCAAGAAGAACAAGCAGCGGGTGCTGATCCTGTCTTCCAGAGGCGTCACATACAG GCATCGTCACCTCCTAAACGATATTGCGTCAATGCTGCCGCATAGCCGAAAGGACGCCAAGTTCGACTCCAAGTCACGCCTCAACGAACTCAACGAACTCGCCGAGCTCTACAATTGCAACAATGTTCTCTTCTTCGAGGCGAGGAAGGGGAAAGACTTGTATCTGTGGCTGAGCAAGGTCCCTAACGGTCCTACGATCAAGATGCACCTCCAGAACT TGCACACCATGGAGGAGTTGCACTTCACGGGAAATTGCCTCAGGGGATCAAGGCCGTTACTGTCTTTCGACGGAGCCTTCGACAAGCACCCGCACCTGCGCGTCATCAAGGAGCTGTTCCAGCACACGTTTGGCGTGCCACAGGGCGCCCGGAAGTCGAAGCCGTTCATTGACCATGTCATGGGCTTCAGCTTCGTTGACGGCAAGATATGGGTTCGGAACTACCAGATCAGCGAGGAAGAGGCATCTGCAGTGAAGCCGAACGAGGAAGGCGCCAAGAATGGCAAGGCCTCGACCAAGTCAAAGCCCAGCAGCGACACCGATATCAGCCTTATCGAGATTGGACCCCGGTTTGTCCTCACACCGATTGTGATACAGGAGGGCTCTTTTGGTGGGCCCATCATTTACGAGAACCGCGAATTCGTCTCGCCAAACCAGCTGAGAGCGGACCTACGGAGATCCAAGGCCACAAGGCACAATGCGCGAGCGGAGCAGATCGTCGGGCGCATGTCCAGGAAGGGCGATCTGGGCTTGAGGTCAAGCGGCAGCCAACGGATACCGAGGAATGAATTGGACAACAAGGCTCTCTTCGCTTAG